The Solibacillus isronensis genome includes the window TGAGCACAGCTGCGGTTTTCCGCTTTACCTCTGTTTGAATAACCTTTTTAATACGTTCAAGCCGCTTTTCTACAGGCATATAATGAAATTCTACCAAAAACAGCTTTCGTAAATGCTCGCCTTTCATAATGCGGTATTTTTCAATGAATACATCATCAAACAATGCTGCAAGTTGCTGTTCATAGTGCTCGATATAGCGGTTCATCATGAGCTCGTAAAATGGACTGCCTTTTGTTTTCGAAATCATGGCATACTCTTGCTGTACGGAAGGGTTTGCGATGAGCTGCTCGAGTTGTTCATTCGGATTTTGAAGTTTTAATTTTAGGTTCAGTGCATCAAGTACATATTGTGCATATGTTGTCTGGCAAATTTTATCGACGCCAAGCTCCGGTAATACATCAGCAATATAATCGATAAATAACCGGTTTGGTGCAAGAATCATCAACTGTTCTGGATTGAAATGCTCGCCCATCGTATAAAGGAAATACGAAATCCGGTGGAGGGCAATTGTTGTTTTACCTGAACCTGCCGCACCTTGTACAAGAATCGGCTGGCGCAGATGTGCACGAATAATTTCATTTTGTTCTTTTTGGATAGTGGAGACAATTTCCGTTAACCGGACATCGGCTTTTCCTTCGAGTGCTTCCTGGAGGAGCTCATCATTTGTTGTTAAATCGACGTCCCGATAATTGATCAGCTCGCCGTTTTCAATTTTATATTGGCGCTTGGCAAACAAATGACCGGAATGTGTTTCATCCCGGACATCATAAGAAATATCACCAAGTCGGCCATCGTAATAAACGTTTGCGACAGGGGAGCGCCAGTCAACGATAATCGGTTCATGGGTCTCACTATGGAAAAGTGAAGTCTTTCCGATATAAAGAAACTCCTCATTTTCGTTTTCACGTTGGAAATGGATTCGTGCAAAATACGGTTTTTGCCGAATCGCTTCCAACCCTTCTTTTTGATTACGGGCAAGCTCGAAAAAACGTGTATTCATTAAAATATTCAGGAAGCTGTCACTGGAGTCCAAATATTCCACATTGGCCATCGCGGTACGGATATTTTCCTGTGCCGTTTCAATATCTTTTTTCGAGCTATTTAAAATCTGGTCCATATAATGGATTGTTTCGTGCAGACGCTGTTGTTCCTGCTTAAAATCTTGAGCTGTCATTAAATTTTCCCCCCTAACGTGTTACCACTTTGCAACATGTTCTTCAATGCAGCCAAGCATTTGCTGGATATGCAGTGTTTTGCCATCGTCGAGCTGAATAAATCCATCGTAATAACCGACCATCTGATGAACAGAGGAAACGATG containing:
- the helD gene encoding RNA polymerase recycling motor HelD, which produces MTAQDFKQEQQRLHETIHYMDQILNSSKKDIETAQENIRTAMANVEYLDSSDSFLNILMNTRFFELARNQKEGLEAIRQKPYFARIHFQRENENEEFLYIGKTSLFHSETHEPIIVDWRSPVANVYYDGRLGDISYDVRDETHSGHLFAKRQYKIENGELINYRDVDLTTNDELLQEALEGKADVRLTEIVSTIQKEQNEIIRAHLRQPILVQGAAGSGKTTIALHRISYFLYTMGEHFNPEQLMILAPNRLFIDYIADVLPELGVDKICQTTYAQYVLDALNLKLKLQNPNEQLEQLIANPSVQQEYAMISKTKGSPFYELMMNRYIEHYEQQLAALFDDVFIEKYRIMKGEHLRKLFLVEFHYMPVEKRLERIKKVIQTEVKRKTAAVLTTLNTRYEDAIGRALNGMRDAEKRRRTVTKLIDERDARVPKIRQEAKSVATVYMKKFQKVKVKQMYRELLTNRELLGEVAPEWPLEEVAHFIKAHQKERWVLEDLAALYFLQAKIKGIDEKWKMRVVFIDEVQDYSYFQLAALKAGLETDMFTMVGDLAQGIHSYRSLTEWQPVLSLFPRATYATLQKSYRTTIEIMDVANEILMQMDEDLPLVEPVVRHGKEPEFIVAEEFDPDIIQEVLVKIRASQHQSIALICKTTGEAVQLIGQLENSDIPAQLLDENSAIDQQKLLVIPSHLAKGLEFDAVILTSFDTPYDDNPLDRKLLYVALTRAMHELYLIGPSKEAFLMK